A portion of the Blastochloris tepida genome contains these proteins:
- a CDS encoding glycosyltransferase family 4 protein: MNMRVNPATEAAALRVLVVQMGARRAYELARMLEQRGALAALQTSAAWPEGRVPGGLIGRILERHPGPRARRTVRGIPPEKVRTTVLPEAAGSALRALGVETERRFRVEDWLLGLEARRHGLAGANVVLNTSGNGGIGFLRWAKGQGAKIATDIVGTPLFHEIMIEERARWPDWEPEIDLRRSAKVFRAHIEAVMEISDLLLCPSATVVDGLAAFRGFDPGKVARVPYGLGAASIQVGLPVPKRILFAGRAWIGKGLPYLAEAARILGTLDPAYEIRVAGLASDRVRARPECADLTFLGHLGPDRMAEEFRTADVFCLPSLAEGMASVTLEALAHGIPCVVTRSAGSPVVDGEDGLIVPERDGVALAEAIAAIAADRAMRARMSGAALQRASEHTLDKIGSRLHAVLADLALQGAAA; this comes from the coding sequence ATGAACATGCGCGTGAACCCTGCGACTGAAGCCGCAGCCCTTCGCGTCCTGGTCGTCCAGATGGGCGCGCGCCGCGCCTACGAGCTCGCTCGCATGCTTGAGCAGCGCGGAGCTCTGGCGGCCCTGCAGACGAGTGCCGCTTGGCCGGAGGGGCGTGTTCCGGGTGGACTGATCGGTCGCATCCTGGAAAGGCATCCTGGTCCGCGCGCGCGGCGTACGGTTCGGGGCATACCGCCGGAAAAGGTGCGCACCACCGTTCTTCCCGAGGCCGCCGGCTCTGCCCTTCGCGCACTCGGCGTCGAAACCGAGAGGAGATTTCGCGTCGAGGACTGGCTGCTCGGCCTGGAGGCGCGTCGGCACGGTCTGGCGGGCGCCAATGTCGTCCTCAACACCAGCGGCAATGGCGGCATCGGGTTTTTGCGATGGGCGAAGGGGCAAGGGGCGAAGATCGCCACCGACATTGTGGGAACACCTCTATTTCATGAGATCATGATCGAAGAGCGGGCGCGCTGGCCGGATTGGGAGCCGGAAATCGATCTACGGCGCTCCGCGAAGGTCTTTCGCGCCCATATCGAAGCGGTCATGGAAATCTCCGACCTGCTCCTCTGTCCATCGGCGACCGTCGTCGATGGCCTCGCCGCGTTCCGTGGCTTCGATCCGGGCAAGGTCGCGCGGGTCCCCTATGGACTCGGCGCGGCATCGATTCAGGTCGGGCTCCCGGTGCCAAAGCGCATCCTGTTCGCGGGGCGCGCGTGGATCGGCAAGGGCCTGCCCTATCTTGCGGAGGCGGCACGCATCCTCGGGACGCTTGATCCGGCCTACGAAATCCGGGTGGCTGGGCTCGCCTCGGACCGTGTGCGGGCGCGGCCCGAATGCGCCGACCTGACATTTCTCGGCCACCTCGGTCCGGACCGAATGGCCGAGGAGTTCCGCACGGCGGATGTGTTCTGCCTGCCCTCACTTGCCGAGGGCATGGCCAGTGTGACGCTCGAAGCCCTTGCGCACGGCATCCCGTGCGTCGTCACGCGATCCGCCGGATCGCCGGTCGTCGATGGCGAGGATGGCCTGATCGTGCCGGAGCGCGATGGCGTCGCGCTGGCCGAGGCGATCGCCGCGATTGCCGCCGATCGCGCGATGCGGGCGCGTATGTCGGGGGCCGCGCTCCAGCGCGCTAGTGAGCACACGTTGGACAAGATCGGCAGCCGGCTCCACGCGGTGCTCGCCGATCTGGCGCTTCAGGGGGCGGCCGCATGA
- a CDS encoding lipopolysaccharide biosynthesis protein — MAKFFTISFASSLLGLIIGLATGVLAARILGPADRGNLSIIVFWGPFLASILTLSLGDALVVRLATTGDRQALISRAYVVILTTLTIGLPVGGAVIYFATAEHGGFIVAATLLFWLVQACELCMASVAQGQLRDERRFATLSGLRLLVPLGFLAFIPIGYALDGGIRGFVAAHVASLVLALAVRMWVTRAWTVFGKAPAIGENLVGTALSFHGVFVVGILAGQIDKLIIIQTEAPERIGLYTVALSLAGPIQGFLGVAIQMIALPALVQQADPIRRQAAALRLFRLTWAASLAGAAATAVAAPIVVPFLFGSAFAGAGPLAAFLTIALALMPVRAALTEAFKAEGDGRRPLIGQFVFLVGFLVAFGIAVALGLEWPVVWGVAAANLAATLYQAVAYARHHPNVRVSAWAIPTWTTARELTTLMRTIVK, encoded by the coding sequence TTGGCCAAGTTCTTCACGATCAGTTTTGCGTCGTCGCTTCTCGGGCTGATCATCGGCTTGGCAACGGGGGTCCTGGCGGCGCGAATACTCGGCCCGGCCGACAGGGGAAACCTCAGCATCATCGTGTTCTGGGGGCCGTTTCTCGCCAGCATTCTGACCTTGTCGCTAGGCGATGCGCTGGTCGTGAGGTTGGCGACGACCGGCGATCGGCAGGCCCTGATCTCGCGGGCCTATGTCGTCATCCTGACCACCCTGACGATCGGTCTGCCGGTCGGCGGTGCGGTCATCTATTTCGCCACGGCGGAGCATGGCGGGTTCATCGTCGCCGCGACCCTGCTGTTCTGGCTGGTTCAGGCGTGCGAATTATGTATGGCCTCTGTCGCCCAGGGCCAGCTTCGTGACGAGCGTCGGTTCGCGACATTGAGCGGTCTTCGCCTTCTTGTCCCGCTCGGTTTTCTTGCATTCATTCCGATTGGATATGCGCTCGACGGGGGTATCAGGGGCTTCGTCGCCGCGCATGTCGCAAGTCTTGTCCTGGCGCTGGCGGTGAGAATGTGGGTGACGCGCGCCTGGACGGTGTTCGGGAAAGCCCCCGCCATTGGCGAGAATCTGGTTGGCACCGCGCTCAGCTTTCATGGCGTCTTCGTCGTCGGCATTCTGGCGGGGCAGATCGATAAGCTGATCATCATCCAGACCGAGGCGCCCGAACGGATCGGGCTCTACACCGTCGCCCTGAGCCTTGCCGGTCCGATCCAGGGCTTTCTCGGGGTGGCGATCCAGATGATCGCGCTGCCGGCGCTGGTCCAGCAGGCCGACCCCATCCGCCGGCAGGCGGCGGCCTTGCGGCTGTTCCGGCTGACCTGGGCGGCCTCGCTGGCAGGGGCGGCGGCGACCGCGGTGGCGGCACCGATCGTGGTGCCGTTCCTGTTCGGCAGCGCGTTTGCGGGCGCCGGTCCGCTCGCAGCGTTTCTCACCATAGCGCTCGCCTTGATGCCGGTCCGCGCCGCCTTGACCGAGGCATTCAAGGCTGAGGGCGATGGGCGCCGTCCGCTGATCGGCCAGTTCGTCTTTCTCGTTGGGTTCCTGGTGGCATTCGGCATTGCCGTCGCGTTGGGGCTGGAATGGCCGGTGGTCTGGGGCGTCGCCGCCGCGAACCTGGCGGCCACCCTCTATCAGGCGGTCGCATATGCCCGGCATCACCCGAACGTGCGTGTGTCGGCGTGGGCCATCCCGACATGGACGACGGCGCGGGAACTTACGACGTTGATGCGGACGATTGTCAAATGA
- a CDS encoding ATP-grasp fold amidoligase family protein — MNSLAHQLFDTLPSHIRVPLLHLRATGKIPNIFRPRNLNDLHAWRKLNIKRGSSLGDLLVVTGSKLLMRDWVSERGLSQHLPDLIEVLRSPAELAEFRWTAPCVLKAAHGSAMNAFLQEEPSPKRLEEVKRGAVRWFDRGHGHSAGEWWYGLGPRAILVEGFFGERGESPPDYKFFCIRGEPQFVQVDHNRHTGHRRNLFLPDWTPLNSTLSVRPGKGAARPEKLSEMLDIAKRLSEPFDLVRIDLYHLASGRILIGEITHSPGSGWEYLSDNEFSQAIVKTYYRLNPGWPSI; from the coding sequence ATGAATAGTTTGGCGCATCAGTTGTTCGACACGCTGCCTTCGCATATCCGCGTGCCGTTGCTGCATTTGCGTGCCACGGGCAAAATTCCTAATATTTTCAGGCCGCGTAACCTCAATGATTTACATGCGTGGCGCAAGCTCAACATCAAGCGCGGCTCCTCCCTCGGGGATCTATTGGTGGTCACAGGCTCCAAGCTGCTGATGCGCGATTGGGTGAGTGAGCGTGGGCTTTCGCAACATCTGCCCGACTTGATCGAGGTGCTTCGGTCTCCTGCTGAGCTTGCCGAATTCCGCTGGACGGCACCTTGTGTTTTGAAAGCGGCGCATGGCTCAGCCATGAACGCTTTCCTTCAGGAGGAACCGTCACCGAAACGCTTGGAGGAGGTGAAGAGGGGGGCCGTGCGCTGGTTCGATCGTGGTCACGGTCATAGCGCCGGCGAGTGGTGGTACGGCCTCGGTCCTCGCGCGATTCTTGTGGAAGGTTTCTTCGGGGAGCGCGGCGAGAGTCCGCCAGACTACAAGTTTTTTTGTATTCGGGGTGAACCGCAATTCGTCCAGGTCGACCACAATCGACACACCGGCCACCGACGCAATCTGTTTCTTCCCGATTGGACTCCCTTGAACAGCACGCTCAGCGTCAGGCCCGGCAAGGGTGCAGCCCGTCCCGAGAAGCTTTCGGAAATGCTTGATATCGCGAAGCGACTGTCAGAACCGTTCGATCTGGTCCGAATCGACCTCTATCATTTGGCCTCAGGAAGAATTCTGATAGGCGAGATTACGCATTCTCCAGGGTCAGGATGGGAGTACTTGTCTGACAACGAATTTTCCCAGGCAATCGTGAAGACCTACTATCGCCTAAATCCGGGCTGGCCGAGCATTTAG
- a CDS encoding class I SAM-dependent methyltransferase, translating into MTDFTHRIHSEKGVDGFTALDGTVKFYGFVHAILLKTGARQVLDFGAGRGAALVDDRSVYRRHLRDLRVGGAQVTACDVDEIVTTHPASDRQVVIKPGERLPFDDGSFDVIVSDMTFEHIEDAPFVAGELIRILRPGGYVCARTPNRFGYVRMVSSLVPNRHHAGALRSVQPDRKALDVFPTVYRMNSIGQIRNLFPGCTVFHFNDSAEPSYYFGNAFLYRSFMILHRLLPGALATATNFFIMKPGEGVAEQDCTSAS; encoded by the coding sequence ATGACGGACTTCACGCACCGCATTCACAGCGAGAAGGGCGTCGATGGCTTCACGGCGCTGGACGGAACCGTGAAGTTTTATGGGTTTGTCCACGCCATTCTGTTGAAGACCGGGGCACGGCAGGTTCTCGACTTCGGCGCGGGGCGCGGCGCCGCATTGGTCGATGACCGCTCCGTCTATCGGCGGCACCTGCGCGACCTGCGAGTGGGCGGCGCGCAGGTCACAGCCTGCGACGTGGACGAAATCGTCACGACACACCCCGCCTCGGACCGCCAAGTGGTGATCAAGCCCGGTGAGAGGCTGCCGTTCGACGACGGGAGTTTCGACGTCATCGTCTCCGACATGACCTTCGAACATATCGAGGATGCGCCGTTCGTCGCTGGTGAGCTCATCCGAATTCTGCGGCCGGGCGGGTATGTGTGCGCCAGGACGCCGAACCGGTTCGGCTACGTGCGCATGGTCAGCAGCCTCGTGCCGAACCGGCATCACGCGGGCGCGCTGCGATCGGTGCAGCCCGACCGCAAGGCGCTGGACGTGTTCCCCACGGTCTACCGTATGAACAGCATTGGCCAGATCCGGAACCTGTTTCCCGGCTGCACGGTGTTTCATTTCAACGACAGCGCCGAACCGTCGTACTATTTCGGCAATGCGTTCCTTTATCGCAGCTTCATGATCCTCCACCGGTTGCTCCCCGGCGCGCTGGCGACAGCGACGAATTTCTTCATCATGAAGCCGGGCGAGGGGGTGGCGGAGCAAGATTGTACGTCCGCGTCATAA
- a CDS encoding sugar transferase, whose amino-acid sequence MRSAYILAIDLLLIVAATVFAILLRDNLEFSEDRFEAVLPYLLATLGVALIALPLFGVTRAVWKYSSMRNYIDIVAATGAMVVGAVAFTFVMTRLDGTPRALPIIQALLIMVVLIGARIAVRTWHARQRRMARVRAVALHDQSETVLVVGLTRLAELYLHCVADFAPDRIHVAGVLDPHGDVGRVLITHPVLGTAEQVSEVIRTLEVHGVFVDRVVVALPFKEMSKAAQHALLALEAGSDIALEFLDQKMGLDVQAGDEQAAAPSQPAAAPLAPTASLAPHARLSASVWPFPRSRYWAVKRLIDIAASSILLLVLAPVMAVVALAVAADVGSPVLFWQQRPGRRGRPFRVYKFRTMGAAHDASGRRRSDAERVSALGHLLRRTRLDELPQLFSILLGHMSFVGPRPLLPVDQPAGHSARLLVRPGLTGWAQIKGGRIISAEDKAALDVWYVRNASLALDLRILLGTIPMVLFGERVAEDAIAQAWRELKEVRA is encoded by the coding sequence ATGCGATCGGCATACATTCTGGCCATCGATCTGTTGCTGATCGTGGCGGCGACTGTATTTGCGATTCTGCTGCGAGACAACCTGGAGTTCTCGGAGGATCGCTTCGAGGCCGTGCTGCCCTACCTCCTGGCGACGCTCGGCGTCGCCCTCATCGCGCTTCCGCTGTTCGGGGTGACGCGGGCGGTGTGGAAATACAGCTCGATGCGCAACTACATCGACATCGTGGCCGCCACCGGCGCCATGGTGGTCGGCGCGGTCGCCTTCACCTTCGTCATGACCCGGCTCGACGGTACGCCGCGCGCGCTACCGATCATCCAGGCGCTGCTGATCATGGTGGTTCTCATCGGCGCGCGGATTGCCGTGCGCACGTGGCACGCCCGCCAGCGCCGGATGGCCCGCGTGCGCGCGGTGGCGCTGCACGATCAGTCGGAGACCGTGCTGGTGGTCGGCCTGACGCGGCTGGCTGAGCTCTATCTGCACTGCGTCGCCGATTTCGCGCCGGACCGCATTCACGTCGCCGGCGTGCTCGATCCGCACGGCGATGTCGGGCGGGTGCTGATCACCCACCCGGTGCTCGGCACGGCCGAGCAGGTGTCGGAGGTCATCCGCACGCTGGAGGTCCACGGCGTGTTCGTCGACCGCGTCGTCGTCGCCCTGCCGTTCAAGGAGATGTCGAAGGCGGCGCAGCACGCGCTGCTGGCGCTTGAGGCCGGCTCCGACATCGCGCTCGAATTCCTCGACCAGAAGATGGGCCTCGATGTCCAGGCTGGCGATGAACAGGCCGCTGCGCCGTCGCAGCCGGCCGCCGCACCGCTGGCACCGACCGCCTCGCTGGCTCCGCACGCGCGCCTCAGTGCCAGCGTGTGGCCCTTCCCGCGGTCACGCTACTGGGCCGTCAAGCGCCTCATCGATATCGCCGCGTCGTCGATACTGTTGCTTGTCCTGGCGCCGGTGATGGCGGTCGTGGCGCTCGCCGTCGCCGCGGACGTGGGCTCGCCCGTCCTGTTCTGGCAGCAGCGGCCGGGGCGTCGCGGCCGCCCGTTCCGCGTCTACAAGTTCCGCACCATGGGCGCGGCGCACGACGCCAGCGGCCGGCGCCGGTCGGATGCCGAGCGGGTATCGGCCCTCGGCCATCTGCTGCGGCGGACCCGGCTCGATGAGCTGCCGCAACTGTTCAGCATCCTGCTCGGCCACATGTCGTTCGTCGGGCCGCGGCCGCTGTTGCCGGTCGACCAGCCGGCCGGTCATTCTGCGCGGCTGCTGGTGCGGCCCGGCCTCACTGGTTGGGCGCAGATCAAAGGCGGCCGCATCATTTCCGCCGAGGACAAGGCGGCGCTGGACGTCTGGTACGTCCGGAACGCCTCGCTCGCCCTCGATCTCCGCATCCTGCTGGGAACCATCCCGATGGTGCTGTTCGGCGAGCGTGTCGCCGAGGACGCCATCGCCCAGGCGTGGCGCGAGCTCAAGGAGGTGCGGGCGTGA
- the nusG gene encoding transcription termination/antitermination protein NusG — protein MEALERSDCATTAAPGFAAGTLTGPAADNVPLGARWYVGHTLPRKEVLARTNLQQQGFAAYLPRILTTRRHARRFEVVKTALFPRYIFIRLDLTRDRWRSVNGTIGISHIVSSGDLPCPVPAGIVEELSRLTGDDDVVHFEPELAPGDRVRLTGGPFTGGLGVLEQLDARGRVEILLELLNGTVRLKVARELIEPVR, from the coding sequence ATGGAAGCTTTAGAACGAAGCGACTGCGCAACCACGGCGGCCCCCGGCTTCGCAGCCGGCACTCTGACCGGGCCGGCGGCCGACAATGTGCCGTTGGGCGCGCGCTGGTATGTCGGCCACACGCTGCCGCGGAAGGAGGTGCTGGCGCGCACCAATCTGCAGCAGCAGGGATTTGCCGCCTATCTGCCGCGGATCCTGACCACAAGGCGCCACGCCCGGCGCTTCGAGGTGGTCAAGACGGCGCTGTTTCCGCGCTACATCTTCATCCGGCTCGATCTGACGCGCGACCGCTGGCGGTCGGTGAACGGCACGATCGGCATTTCGCACATCGTGTCGTCGGGCGACCTGCCCTGCCCGGTTCCGGCCGGCATCGTCGAGGAGCTGAGCCGCCTGACCGGCGACGACGACGTCGTCCATTTCGAGCCGGAGCTGGCGCCGGGCGATCGGGTGCGGCTGACCGGCGGCCCATTCACCGGCGGGCTCGGCGTGCTGGAGCAGCTCGACGCCAGGGGGCGGGTGGAGATCCTGCTCGAGCTGCTCAACGGCACCGTCCGTCTCAAGGTGGCGCGCGAGCTGATCGAGCCCGTTCGCTGA
- a CDS encoding AI-2E family transporter encodes MQDTRADQAHGTRLVIERAIILALLGGLLAGVALILRPFITAILFGGTLAIAAWPLRAFMVRHGVRPGLAASLLLGVALVVIVVPIVVLVPSLSQQVATATGFVHDFTANPPPAPAFLARIPLVGSDLESAWTRIIDGQGDFRTLVAPYAETLRGFMLDAAKALADSVLQLVLSLIVATMFWASGDTIGAAMRDILDRLGGEAATRSLEVAVGAVAGVAYGVVGTAVVQSVVMAVGLAIAGVPGVALLSFLTLLFAISQIGAVLMVFVWGGAAWWLFEGGATGWAVFMVVWGLFVGTVDNFVRPWLISFGVKMPLALVILGVFGGFVSFGFLGLFIGPSLLAVLFTLLDQWRRHGDDRVPAAP; translated from the coding sequence GTGCAGGACACGAGGGCGGATCAGGCGCACGGCACCCGGCTGGTCATCGAGCGGGCGATCATCCTGGCGCTGCTGGGCGGGCTGCTCGCCGGCGTGGCGCTGATCCTGCGCCCGTTCATCACCGCCATCCTGTTCGGCGGCACGCTGGCGATCGCCGCGTGGCCGCTGCGCGCCTTTATGGTTCGCCACGGCGTCCGGCCGGGCCTCGCCGCCTCGCTGCTGCTGGGGGTGGCGCTGGTGGTGATCGTGGTGCCGATCGTCGTGCTCGTTCCGAGCCTGTCGCAGCAGGTCGCCACCGCCACCGGCTTCGTGCACGATTTCACCGCCAATCCGCCGCCGGCACCGGCGTTCCTCGCCCGCATTCCGCTCGTTGGATCCGACCTCGAATCGGCCTGGACGCGCATCATCGATGGCCAGGGCGATTTCCGCACCCTCGTCGCGCCCTACGCCGAAACACTGCGCGGCTTCATGCTGGATGCCGCCAAGGCGCTGGCCGACAGCGTGCTGCAGCTCGTGCTGTCCTTGATCGTCGCCACCATGTTCTGGGCAAGCGGCGACACGATCGGCGCGGCGATGCGCGACATTCTCGACCGGCTCGGTGGCGAGGCGGCGACGCGGTCGCTGGAGGTGGCGGTGGGCGCGGTGGCCGGCGTCGCCTATGGCGTGGTCGGCACCGCGGTGGTGCAGAGCGTGGTGATGGCGGTGGGTCTGGCGATTGCCGGCGTGCCGGGCGTGGCGCTCTTGAGCTTCCTCACGCTGCTGTTCGCCATCAGCCAGATCGGCGCCGTGCTGATGGTCTTCGTGTGGGGCGGCGCGGCGTGGTGGCTGTTCGAGGGCGGCGCCACCGGCTGGGCCGTGTTCATGGTGGTGTGGGGCCTGTTCGTCGGCACGGTGGACAATTTCGTGCGGCCCTGGCTGATCAGCTTCGGCGTCAAGATGCCGTTGGCGCTGGTCATTCTCGGCGTGTTCGGCGGCTTCGTCTCGTTCGGCTTTCTGGGGCTGTTCATCGGCCCGAGCCTGCTCGCCGTGCTGTTCACGCTGCTCGACCAGTGGCGCCGCCACGGCGACGACCGGGTGCCGGCCGCGCCCTGA
- the fabI gene encoding enoyl-ACP reductase FabI: MIPAYKVRIHEGRRGLIVGIANDQSIAWGCAKAFRALGAEIAVTYLNDKAKPHVEPLAREVEAPIFMPLDVAKPGEMEAVFETIAKTWGRLDFVVHSIAFSPKEALGGRVIDVGRDGFLTTMDISCWSFIRMAHLAEPLMTHGGALFTMTYYGSQMVVEHYNIMGVAKAALEAAVRYLAAELGPGGIRVHAISPGPLATRAASGIPEFDELLEKARTKAPARQLVTIDDVGLATAFLAHDAARLITGETLYVDGGYHIID, from the coding sequence ATGATCCCCGCCTACAAGGTCCGCATCCATGAGGGCCGCCGCGGCCTGATCGTCGGCATCGCCAACGACCAGTCGATCGCCTGGGGCTGCGCCAAGGCGTTCCGCGCGCTCGGCGCCGAGATCGCCGTCACCTATCTCAACGACAAGGCCAAGCCCCATGTCGAGCCGCTGGCGCGCGAGGTCGAGGCGCCGATCTTCATGCCGCTCGATGTCGCCAAGCCGGGCGAGATGGAGGCGGTGTTCGAGACGATCGCCAAGACCTGGGGCCGGCTCGATTTCGTGGTGCACTCGATCGCGTTTTCGCCGAAGGAGGCGCTGGGCGGCCGGGTGATCGATGTCGGCCGCGACGGCTTCCTCACCACCATGGACATTTCGTGCTGGTCGTTCATCCGCATGGCGCACCTCGCCGAGCCGTTGATGACCCATGGCGGCGCGCTGTTCACCATGACCTATTACGGCAGCCAGATGGTGGTGGAGCACTACAACATCATGGGCGTGGCCAAGGCGGCGCTGGAGGCGGCGGTGCGCTACCTCGCCGCCGAGCTCGGCCCCGGCGGCATCCGCGTGCATGCCATCTCGCCGGGCCCCCTTGCCACCCGCGCCGCCTCCGGCATTCCCGAGTTCGACGAACTCCTGGAGAAGGCCCGCACCAAGGCGCCGGCCCGCCAGCTCGTCACAATCGACGATGTCGGCCTCGCCACGGCGTTCCTGGCCCACGATGCCGCCCGCCTGATCACCGGCGAGACGCTCTATGTCGATGGCGGCTACCACATCATCGATTGA
- a CDS encoding acetate/propionate family kinase, with the protein METVLVINSGSSSLKFQVFEVHPQQGATGLKRQLKGQVDGVGSRPRLRAVNWDGSVATDRTFSTDEMPDMATAMTFAADWLRSTQQHVDLFAVGHRVVHGGPAGDQPRLVTPEVLAALERCIPLAPLHQPHNLAPIRVLAARRPDLPQVACFDTAFHRGHGPLADHFAIPLALYEEGVRRYGFHGLSYEYIATRLPEVAPDIARGKVIVAHLGSGASMCALENGRSIDSTMSFTGLDGLPMGTRPGQIDPGVILHLMSGKGWDAAAIERFLYHDCGLKGLSGISNDMRELEASDDPRAAFAVDYFVYRVALSTGMLAAALGGLDAFVFTAGIGENSASIRARVAERLAWLGIKLDPTANARRNLRISAPDSRIPVLVVPTDEESMIARHTLAVVTAKKNA; encoded by the coding sequence ATGGAAACCGTCCTCGTCATCAATTCCGGCTCCTCCAGCCTCAAGTTCCAAGTGTTCGAAGTCCATCCGCAGCAAGGCGCGACGGGCCTCAAGCGCCAGCTCAAGGGGCAGGTGGATGGCGTCGGCTCGCGCCCGCGGCTGCGCGCCGTCAATTGGGATGGCTCGGTGGCGACCGACCGGACCTTCTCGACCGACGAGATGCCGGATATGGCAACGGCCATGACTTTCGCCGCCGACTGGCTGCGCAGCACGCAGCAGCACGTCGATCTGTTCGCGGTCGGCCACCGCGTCGTGCATGGCGGCCCGGCCGGCGATCAGCCGCGGCTGGTGACGCCCGAGGTGCTGGCGGCGCTGGAGCGCTGCATTCCGCTGGCGCCGCTGCACCAGCCGCACAATCTGGCGCCGATCCGCGTGCTGGCGGCGCGCCGGCCCGATCTGCCCCAGGTTGCCTGCTTCGACACCGCCTTCCATCGCGGCCACGGTCCGCTGGCCGACCACTTCGCCATTCCGCTGGCGCTCTATGAGGAAGGCGTGCGCCGCTACGGCTTCCACGGCCTCTCTTATGAGTACATCGCCACCCGCCTGCCGGAGGTGGCGCCCGACATTGCCCGCGGCAAGGTGATCGTCGCCCATCTCGGCAGCGGCGCCTCGATGTGCGCGCTTGAGAATGGACGCAGCATCGACAGCACGATGAGCTTCACCGGCCTCGACGGCCTGCCGATGGGCACAAGGCCGGGGCAGATCGACCCCGGCGTGATCTTGCACCTGATGTCCGGTAAGGGCTGGGATGCCGCGGCCATCGAGCGCTTCCTCTATCACGACTGCGGCCTCAAGGGCCTGTCCGGCATCAGCAACGACATGCGCGAGCTTGAGGCCAGCGACGATCCGCGCGCGGCCTTCGCCGTCGACTATTTCGTCTACCGGGTCGCGCTCTCCACCGGCATGCTGGCGGCAGCACTCGGCGGGCTCGATGCCTTCGTGTTTACCGCCGGCATCGGCGAGAACTCGGCCTCGATCCGCGCCCGCGTCGCCGAACGGCTCGCTTGGCTTGGGATCAAGCTCGATCCGACCGCCAATGCGCGGCGCAACCTGCGCATCTCGGCGCCCGACAGCCGCATCCCCGTGCTGGTCGTTCCGACCGACGAGGAATCGATGATCGCCCGCCACACGCTCGCCGTGGTGACGGCGAAAAAGAACGCGTGA
- a CDS encoding phosphate acetyltransferase, whose protein sequence is MTVSDVSIANDAPEAEAEAAPVVHPRHAKYERLIALAREQQPINTVVAHPCDETSLRGAVEAAEAGIIVPILVGPKAKIAAVAKAHGLNVSAFELVDTPHSEAAAQKAVELIREGRGELLMKGSLHTDELMRAVAATATGLRTERRISHVFIMDVPTYPETLFITDAAINIEPDLDAKRDIVQNVIDLYTQIGLGTPRVALLSAVETVTTKIPSTIESAALCKMAERGQITGGILDGPLAFDNAIDPEAAKIKGIRSEVAGRAQILVVPNLEAGNMLAKNLTFLARADAAGIVLGARVPIILTSRADSVRTRMASCAVAVLYAHARRHTLTVAPG, encoded by the coding sequence ATGACCGTGTCCGACGTCTCGATCGCAAACGACGCGCCGGAGGCGGAAGCCGAGGCTGCGCCCGTGGTGCATCCGCGCCACGCCAAGTATGAGCGGCTGATCGCGCTCGCCAGGGAACAGCAGCCGATCAATACCGTGGTCGCCCACCCTTGCGACGAGACCTCGCTGCGCGGCGCGGTCGAGGCGGCCGAGGCCGGCATCATCGTGCCGATCCTGGTCGGGCCGAAGGCGAAGATCGCCGCGGTGGCCAAGGCGCACGGGCTCAATGTCAGTGCTTTCGAACTGGTCGACACCCCCCACAGCGAGGCCGCCGCGCAGAAGGCGGTCGAGCTGATCCGCGAGGGGCGGGGCGAGCTCTTGATGAAGGGCAGCCTTCATACCGACGAGCTGATGCGCGCCGTCGCCGCCACCGCCACCGGCCTGCGCACCGAGCGGCGGATCAGCCACGTCTTCATCATGGACGTGCCGACCTATCCCGAGACGCTGTTCATCACCGACGCGGCGATCAACATCGAGCCCGATCTCGATGCCAAGCGCGACATCGTCCAGAACGTCATCGACCTCTACACTCAGATCGGGCTTGGCACGCCGCGCGTGGCGCTGTTGTCGGCGGTCGAGACGGTGACCACCAAGATCCCCTCGACCATCGAATCCGCGGCGCTGTGCAAGATGGCCGAGCGCGGCCAGATCACCGGCGGCATTCTCGACGGGCCGCTCGCCTTCGACAATGCCATCGACCCCGAGGCGGCGAAGATCAAGGGCATCCGCTCCGAGGTGGCTGGGCGCGCCCAGATCCTGGTGGTGCCCAATCTCGAAGCCGGCAACATGCTGGCCAAGAACCTCACCTTCCTCGCCCGCGCCGATGCCGCCGGCATCGTGCTGGGTGCGCGCGTGCCGATCATCCTCACCTCGCGCGCCGATTCGGTGCGCACGCGCATGGCCTCCTGCGCCGTCGCCGTGCTCTATGCCCATGCGCGCCGGCATACCCTCACCGTGGCGCCCGGATAG